From the Malaclemys terrapin pileata isolate rMalTer1 chromosome 13, rMalTer1.hap1, whole genome shotgun sequence genome, one window contains:
- the LOC128848108 gene encoding olfactory receptor 6N1-like — translation MADRDWGNQTAIKEFIILGFGDLPDLQILLFLMFQVIYMATVAGNTLIVMLIVVNQHLHTPMYFFLGNLSCLETCYTSTILPRLLASLLTGDKTISVSGCIIQLYFFGSLACTECYLLAAMSYDRYLAICKPLHYSTLMNIRFCLQLVAGSWLNGSLATAIFVLFLSQLIFCGPNEINHFYCDSIPLIELSCSDTHQVILLAFILVSVFTLPPFLLTLTSYVCIITTILRIHSTTGRQKAFSTCSSHLIVVTIFYGSIMIVYLLPKSDTLRNLNKVVSLCYTVLTPLVNPLIYSLRNREVKEALCKAVSKYVAFTKTCRDS, via the coding sequence ATGGCAGACAGAGACTGGGGAAACCAAACAGCCATCAAAGAATTCATTATTCTGGGATTCGGGGATCTCCCTGACCtgcaaattcttctcttcctgatgTTCCAAGTTATCTACATGGCAACCGTGGCGGGGAACACCCTCATTGTGATGCTCATTGTGGTTAaccagcaccttcacacccctatgtacttcttcctgggcaaCTTGTCCTgcctggagacctgctacacctcaaccatcctgcccaggttgctggccagtctcctgactggggacaaaACCATCTCAGTCAGTGGCTGCATCATACAACTGTATTTCTTTGGTTCTCTGGCATGTACAGAATGCTATCTCCTAGCAGcaatgtcttatgatcggtatttagccATATGTAAACCCCTGCACTATTCAACTCTTATGAATATCAGGTTTTGCCTCCAGTTGGTTGCTGGATCATGGTTAAATGGCTCTTTGGCTACTGCTATCTTTGTCTTATTCCTATCACAGTTAATATTCTGTGGCCCAAATGAAATTAACCATTTCTATTGTGATTCCATCCCACTGATAGaactctcctgcagtgacaccCACCAGGTCATATTGCTGGCTTTCATATTAGTCTCTGTATTCACCCTGCCTCCATTCCTACTAACCCTGACATCCTACGTGTGTATCATCACCACCATTCTGAGAATCCATTCCACGACCGGGAGACAAaaagccttttccacctgctcctctcatctcattgtggtgacaattttctatggaTCCATAATGATTGTGTACCTGCTACCGAAAAGTGATACACTGAGAAATCTGAACAAAGTGGTCTCTCTTTGCTACACGGTCCTGACTCCCCTGGTaaaccccctcatctacagcctgagaaacagagaggtcaaAGAAGCTTTGTGCAAAGCAGTTAGTAAATATGTGGCTTTCAC